One window of the Archangium primigenium genome contains the following:
- a CDS encoding potassium channel family protein gives MLDARRRLVMNLRYLRALLKRFRPTMLMGVVLFGLMPLLYRWRHVSPEGHRVSLGKALRHVYFLLYGQPSLDVDDTLLMIVDMIIPPVGIAVLVDGVVRFAYLFFARHRQDKEWFEVISETLTGHVVVCGAGRVGYRVVSQLRALGKDVVVVEKREDAAFVAVLRDEQVPLLIDDIRSHQCLPRTNVLKAAAIVCCTDDDLANLNIALDARKVNPDIRVVIRLFDDDLVAKVRDTFKAEALSSSSLAAPAMALAALDPRIVHSFRIGTHLMVVSVFEARTSLPGMTISEVRDRFGGLTLSMRRQGERDERLHPKGETRIEPGDALTVQAEYEDYRKLRAFTQEAQAPVFAVR, from the coding sequence ATGCTCGACGCGCGTCGCCGCCTGGTGATGAACCTGCGCTACCTCCGGGCGCTGCTCAAGCGCTTCCGCCCCACCATGCTCATGGGGGTGGTGCTCTTTGGCCTCATGCCGCTGCTCTACCGGTGGCGGCACGTGTCGCCCGAGGGGCACCGGGTGAGCCTGGGCAAGGCGCTGCGCCACGTCTACTTCCTGCTCTACGGGCAGCCCTCCCTGGACGTGGACGACACGCTGTTGATGATCGTCGACATGATCATCCCGCCCGTGGGCATCGCGGTGCTGGTGGATGGTGTGGTGCGCTTCGCCTACCTCTTCTTCGCGAGGCATCGTCAGGACAAGGAGTGGTTCGAGGTGATCTCCGAGACGTTGACGGGACACGTGGTGGTGTGTGGCGCGGGGCGCGTGGGCTACCGCGTGGTGTCGCAGCTGCGGGCGCTGGGCAAGGACGTGGTGGTGGTGGAGAAGCGCGAGGACGCGGCGTTCGTGGCGGTGCTGCGCGACGAGCAGGTGCCGCTGCTCATCGACGACATCCGCAGTCACCAGTGCCTGCCGCGCACCAACGTGCTCAAGGCGGCGGCCATCGTCTGCTGTACGGACGACGACCTGGCCAACCTCAACATCGCGCTGGATGCGCGCAAGGTGAACCCGGACATCCGCGTGGTCATCCGGCTGTTCGACGACGACCTGGTGGCCAAGGTGCGCGACACCTTCAAGGCCGAGGCGCTGAGCAGCTCGTCCCTGGCGGCGCCCGCCATGGCGCTGGCGGCGTTGGACCCGCGCATCGTGCACTCCTTTCGCATCGGCACGCACCTGATGGTGGTGTCCGTGTTCGAGGCGCGCACGAGCCTGCCGGGCATGACCATCTCCGAGGTGCGCGACCGCTTCGGCGGGCTGACGCTGTCCATGCGCCGCCAGGGCGAGCGCGACGAGCGGCTGCACCCCAAGGGGGAGACGCGCATCGAGCCAGGCGACGCGCTGACGGTGCAGGCCGAGTACGAGGACTACCGCAAGCTCCGCGCCTTCACCCAGGAGGCGCAGGCCCCCGTCTTCGCGGTGCGCTGA
- the tatC gene encoding twin-arginine translocase subunit TatC, with the protein MSLMEHLSELRSRLLKCTAAVFVLGAVALVFARPIFGVLMRPVLDALPPDGRALVYTSGIEEINVLMKVGVYCGIFLTTPVILWQIWGFVSPGLYPEERRYASPFVVMGSLAFLLGAMFCYFAVLPSMFQFLLNEEESTAIAQRLEVGRLRADDALRFLRIGEAERAGKVALDASAGLKESGEGQLSDPSRQPSEKVELEARLTGLGALIDATAAGFPTPAARLAQRQAVEKRSEAVEAFVKEDYGTSARAMDDAAGLLAGSAPTRAEELGGLWRLEKELALGKARYVAEAWTRPMLTMDEQLSLVLLLILSFGIIFELPLVMALLGLLGIVRAGFLMKYQRHAFVVCLIAAAILTPTGDVVNLSLMAGPMLLCYEMGVLAVWFIERNRKSDPNIGITPTGA; encoded by the coding sequence ATGAGTCTGATGGAGCACCTGTCGGAGCTCCGTTCCCGCCTCCTCAAGTGCACGGCCGCCGTCTTCGTGCTCGGGGCCGTGGCGCTCGTCTTCGCCCGCCCCATCTTCGGCGTGCTCATGCGGCCGGTGCTCGACGCGCTGCCCCCGGACGGGCGCGCGCTCGTCTACACGTCGGGCATCGAGGAGATCAACGTCCTCATGAAGGTGGGCGTCTACTGCGGCATCTTCCTCACCACGCCCGTCATCCTCTGGCAGATCTGGGGCTTCGTGTCGCCGGGGCTCTACCCGGAGGAGCGCCGCTACGCCTCGCCCTTCGTGGTGATGGGCTCGCTCGCGTTCCTGCTCGGCGCGATGTTCTGCTACTTCGCCGTGCTGCCCTCCATGTTCCAGTTCCTCCTCAACGAGGAGGAGAGCACCGCCATCGCGCAGCGCCTGGAGGTGGGCCGCCTGCGGGCCGACGATGCCCTGCGCTTCCTGCGCATCGGCGAGGCCGAGCGCGCGGGCAAGGTGGCCTTGGACGCCAGCGCGGGGCTCAAGGAGTCCGGAGAGGGCCAGTTGTCGGACCCCTCGCGCCAGCCCTCGGAGAAGGTGGAGCTGGAGGCCCGGCTGACGGGGCTGGGCGCGCTCATCGACGCGACGGCGGCGGGCTTTCCCACGCCGGCGGCGCGGCTGGCGCAGCGCCAGGCGGTGGAGAAGCGCTCCGAGGCGGTGGAGGCCTTCGTGAAGGAGGACTACGGCACCTCGGCGCGGGCCATGGACGACGCGGCCGGGCTCTTGGCGGGCTCCGCGCCCACGCGCGCCGAGGAGCTGGGCGGCCTGTGGCGGCTGGAGAAGGAGCTGGCGCTGGGCAAGGCGCGCTACGTGGCGGAGGCCTGGACGCGGCCCATGCTCACCATGGACGAGCAGCTGTCGCTGGTGCTGCTGCTCATCCTCTCCTTCGGCATCATCTTCGAGCTGCCGTTGGTGATGGCGCTCCTGGGCCTCCTGGGCATCGTGAGGGCCGGCTTCCTGATGAAGTACCAGCGGCATGCCTTCGTGGTGTGCCTCATCGCCGCGGCCATCCTCACGCCCACCGGTGACGTGGTGAACCTGTCGCTCATGGCCGGCCCCATGCTGCTGTGCTACGAGATGGGCGTCCTGGCGGTGTGGTTCATCGAGCGCAACCGCAAGAGCGACCCGAACATCGGCATCACGCCCACGGGCGCCTGA
- a CDS encoding methyl-accepting chemotaxis protein, with translation MDHGRARLQEVTGILSWPASAQERDMRAIRLIGGLPDVDKDFTYAAIVSGGGIVLESGTAPEDANWKGQVSAFEGYGAFKLLNGDWLFTDRVPEGACSANVPQCRLVLVVSFAPLRAMLGELRVLLLVVFGSGLVLVVALISYVTHRRILQPLDRMMAVARKMAEGDLTSRVALDTGGELGALAEALDGIGQSLRKTLGQVRGVSEVVSNVIEQLSRAGTTVSSGAATIQGRVTETSSSMEEMLASLRGIAENVEVLYQSAEESSSSIMEMAATNDEVAENVQAMAGSVEETTSAIEEMTFSIKEVAKNIDELRDSTEETSTSIGQMDNAIGQVEANANETARLSEQVSEDAKTGVEALRKTMQGMDRIKENSRTAAGVIDSLGKRISEIGNILNVIDDVAEQTNLLALNAAIIAAQSGEHGKGFAVVADEIKDLADRTGKSTKEIADLISGVQEESRNAVQVMNQGVRNVEEGVQLGREAEGTLRKINDSAQKSTQMVKAIARATVEQARGSRQVTQAIQRISETVLMISKASNEQAKGGEQIMNSAERMKAITAHVQRSSQEQAHGSKQITRSIENINEMVTHLNRAQKEQTKGSEQVLKAVEAIQGVSDHQTRSVKALEEAIDSLQRQSEVLRAESRRFKV, from the coding sequence ATGGACCACGGCCGCGCGCGGCTCCAGGAGGTCACCGGCATCCTGTCCTGGCCGGCCTCGGCCCAGGAGCGGGACATGCGCGCCATCCGCCTCATCGGCGGGCTGCCGGACGTGGACAAGGACTTCACCTACGCGGCCATCGTCTCCGGCGGGGGCATCGTGCTGGAGAGCGGCACCGCGCCCGAGGACGCCAACTGGAAGGGCCAGGTCTCGGCCTTCGAGGGCTATGGCGCCTTCAAGCTGCTCAACGGGGACTGGCTCTTCACGGACCGGGTGCCCGAGGGCGCTTGCAGCGCCAACGTGCCGCAGTGCCGCCTGGTGCTGGTGGTGAGCTTCGCGCCCCTGCGCGCCATGCTCGGCGAGCTGCGGGTGCTCCTGCTCGTCGTGTTCGGCAGCGGCCTGGTGCTGGTGGTGGCGCTCATCTCCTACGTGACGCACCGGCGCATCCTCCAGCCGCTGGACCGGATGATGGCGGTGGCGCGCAAGATGGCCGAGGGGGACTTGACGAGCCGCGTGGCGCTGGACACGGGCGGGGAGTTGGGCGCGCTCGCCGAGGCGCTCGATGGCATCGGTCAGTCCCTGCGCAAGACGCTCGGCCAGGTGCGGGGCGTGTCGGAGGTGGTCTCCAACGTCATCGAGCAGTTGTCGCGCGCGGGCACCACGGTGTCCTCGGGCGCGGCCACCATCCAGGGCCGGGTGACGGAGACGTCCTCGTCCATGGAGGAGATGCTCGCGTCCTTGCGCGGCATCGCGGAGAACGTGGAGGTGCTCTACCAGAGCGCCGAGGAGAGCAGCTCCTCCATCATGGAGATGGCCGCCACCAACGACGAGGTGGCCGAGAACGTCCAGGCCATGGCGGGCAGCGTGGAGGAGACCACGAGCGCCATCGAGGAGATGACGTTCTCCATCAAGGAAGTGGCCAAGAACATCGACGAGCTGCGCGACTCCACCGAGGAGACGAGCACGTCTATCGGCCAGATGGACAACGCCATCGGCCAGGTGGAGGCCAACGCCAACGAGACGGCGCGCCTGTCCGAGCAGGTGTCCGAGGACGCCAAGACGGGCGTGGAGGCCCTGCGCAAGACGATGCAGGGCATGGACCGCATCAAGGAGAACAGCCGCACGGCCGCGGGCGTCATCGACAGCCTGGGCAAGCGCATCTCGGAGATCGGCAACATCCTCAACGTCATCGACGACGTGGCCGAGCAGACCAACCTGCTCGCGCTCAACGCCGCCATCATCGCCGCGCAGTCGGGCGAGCACGGCAAGGGCTTCGCCGTGGTGGCCGACGAGATCAAGGACCTGGCCGACCGCACGGGCAAGTCCACCAAGGAGATCGCCGACCTCATCAGCGGCGTGCAGGAGGAGAGCCGCAACGCCGTGCAGGTGATGAACCAGGGCGTGCGCAACGTGGAGGAGGGCGTGCAGCTGGGCCGCGAGGCGGAAGGCACCCTGCGCAAGATCAACGACAGCGCCCAGAAGTCCACGCAGATGGTGAAGGCCATCGCCCGCGCCACCGTGGAGCAGGCGCGCGGCAGCCGCCAGGTGACCCAGGCCATCCAGCGCATCTCCGAGACGGTGCTCATGATCTCCAAGGCCTCCAACGAGCAGGCCAAGGGCGGCGAGCAGATCATGAACAGCGCCGAGCGCATGAAGGCCATCACCGCCCACGTGCAGCGAAGCAGCCAGGAGCAGGCGCACGGCAGCAAGCAGATCACCCGCTCCATCGAGAACATCAACGAGATGGTCACCCACCTCAACCGCGCCCAGAAGGAGCAGACCAAGGGCAGCGAGCAGGTGCTCAAGGCGGTGGAGGCCATCCAGGGGGTGTCCGACCACCAGACCCGCTCGGTGAAGGCCCTCGAGGAGGCGATCGACAGCCTCCAGCGTCAGTCCGAGGTGCTGCGCGCCGAGAGCCGCCGCTTCAAGGTCTGA
- the tatB gene encoding Sec-independent protein translocase protein TatB produces the protein MFNIGAGELIFILVAALLVLGPKQLPEFARAIGKFVREFRRQTDDVRTTVEREFYKMDQEFQDEPRPPVPMGFPSAPSQSLAALPPPQAVVDPGLGSSPAPVAESLAASVVPAPKPPDDPSQSG, from the coding sequence ATGTTCAACATCGGCGCAGGCGAACTCATCTTCATCCTGGTGGCGGCGCTGCTCGTGCTGGGCCCGAAGCAGCTGCCCGAGTTCGCCCGGGCCATCGGCAAGTTCGTGCGGGAGTTCCGTCGCCAGACGGACGACGTGCGCACGACGGTGGAGCGCGAGTTCTACAAGATGGACCAGGAGTTCCAGGACGAGCCGCGTCCCCCGGTCCCCATGGGCTTTCCGAGCGCCCCCTCCCAGTCGCTCGCCGCGCTCCCGCCCCCCCAGGCGGTGGTGGACCCGGGCCTCGGGTCCTCGCCCGCGCCGGTCGCCGAGTCCCTGGCCGCCTCGGTCGTGCCCGCGCCGAAGCCCCCCGACGATCCCTCCCAGAGCGGCTAG
- a CDS encoding DUF2380 domain-containing protein, with translation MGIAGRASGLFLPVLEEVERQLQWSEAQLAAANRMVDIASEVEDPDMQLALLRLAGPRLEATLVGAPLLAAWLDLLQLVDGALKQGFISVETLYVNMERWRARLTPALSALSSLDAVQVEAATVDAPALTNHLAAEFRSTVDSFRVATKRGERVVVLAQAVEFASLLPAMRFSLPPLPPSAPAALGMSLLVRGDGVMAGTRLVVSAEWVEMMRRLVRAGVISLPAVGSVVRIHAGQAVMAQSHDGLPKGVRDALGDGPEVRSMRVTGRAGAGMSAPPRHHVLPKEFREWFEARGFTGEMDIDQFCVEMQRSHHEAIHGGGDWKLGRTWPGEWNRMIMGTLRESEAAIGRMLTRKEILNIVAGRMTVYKVPIRFMTWRGR, from the coding sequence ATGGGCATCGCGGGCAGGGCCTCGGGCCTCTTCCTGCCAGTCCTCGAGGAGGTGGAGCGACAACTTCAGTGGAGCGAGGCCCAGCTCGCCGCCGCCAATCGTATGGTGGACATCGCCTCGGAGGTGGAAGACCCGGACATGCAACTCGCCTTGCTCCGCCTCGCGGGCCCCCGCCTGGAGGCCACGCTGGTGGGTGCTCCCTTGCTCGCGGCATGGCTCGACCTCCTGCAACTCGTGGATGGAGCGCTCAAGCAGGGGTTCATCAGCGTGGAGACGCTTTACGTCAACATGGAGCGTTGGCGGGCGAGGTTGACGCCCGCCTTGTCGGCACTCTCCTCCCTGGACGCTGTCCAGGTGGAAGCGGCGACGGTGGATGCGCCCGCGCTCACCAACCACCTCGCCGCTGAGTTCCGCTCGACCGTGGACTCCTTTCGTGTCGCGACGAAGCGGGGTGAACGGGTGGTTGTGTTGGCGCAGGCGGTCGAGTTCGCGTCGTTGTTACCGGCGATGAGATTCTCGCTTCCCCCCTTGCCGCCCTCCGCTCCCGCCGCGCTCGGCATGAGTCTCCTGGTGAGGGGTGATGGGGTGATGGCGGGGACTCGACTGGTTGTCTCCGCCGAGTGGGTGGAGATGATGCGTCGGCTCGTCCGGGCGGGGGTGATTTCCCTGCCCGCCGTCGGCTCGGTCGTGCGGATCCACGCCGGCCAGGCCGTGATGGCGCAGTCCCATGATGGGCTGCCCAAGGGGGTGCGCGATGCCCTAGGTGATGGGCCCGAGGTTCGGAGCATGCGCGTGACGGGAAGGGCGGGGGCTGGAATGAGCGCGCCCCCTCGGCACCACGTCCTTCCCAAGGAGTTCCGCGAATGGTTCGAGGCGCGCGGTTTCACCGGTGAGATGGACATCGATCAGTTTTGCGTTGAAATGCAGCGGTCTCACCACGAGGCCATCCATGGGGGGGGCGACTGGAAGCTCGGTCGCACCTGGCCCGGTGAATGGAATCGAATGATCATGGGCACCTTGCGCGAATCCGAAGCCGCGATCGGCCGGATGTTGACGCGCAAGGAGATCCTGAACATCGTCGCGGGTCGCATGACTGTGTACAAGGTTCCAATCCGTTTCATGACTTGGCGCGGACGATGA
- a CDS encoding penicillin-binding protein 1A, which translates to MSTKPPNNAPSKLVLDGVPPKRNLLVRLLKFVAWAGLTGATAAAVAGLGLYYHFSSGLPDIPQVDQYWPPIVTEVYTDDAVLAGEFYHHRRKVVPYEHIPKRLVQAFIASEDSSFFDHMGVDVLGTARAASKTIAKKLGLGGSMQGGSTLTQQTAKAVLISAEGYASATAKNLTRKIREAILARRLEEALTKEEILYLYLNNVFLGHHSYGVQSAAENYYRKDVRDLTLGEMTLIAGLPQAPSRYSPFLRPEAARKRRSYVLRRMHTEGMITEAERAEADAEPVKVYPVEDVFHEFAPYFTEQVRRNMVDRYTNKALLNDGLKIFATMDSERQRAAQESVLEGLLAIDKRQGFRGPVQQLATDAERKTFLDKATKAMGGEKLQENKLYLGLVTAVAADGSGADVRVGPHKGLLPLLGMRWARKVNPEGYYPGLMLTSVKKVLTVGDVLVVRHVVKKDLTDDNVQFDRKMDKEVPEGVPLFRLEQDPELQSALVSIDPHRQYLTAMVGGYDFDANEFNRAFQACRQPGSSFKPLVYSAALEKLKWTGATIIVDSPIVEHDPESGVSWKPDNYSDAFLGDVLLRTALVNSMNIPAVKTFGAVGVHEMADWSTRLGLTTPMNMDFSAALGSSCVYPYDLAGVYATFNRYGRKKPTYFVRKVEDRFGRTLEDHTAYDDAWAPLQDRVAAGYARLFESGEQVMSPETGFILTSLLRGVVQEGTGGPAQKLGKPAAGKTGTTNDSFDTWFAGFTRDLVTVTWVGYDKNEHPLGRYETGGRASLPIWLNYMKPALAARPQSEFWPPEWMRDNLRLLRIDKKTGKIASSGSKDAVNIWFKKGTQPEDVAPEKGSVGATEFLMGAP; encoded by the coding sequence ATGAGCACGAAACCCCCCAACAACGCCCCGTCGAAGCTGGTCCTCGACGGCGTCCCCCCCAAGCGCAACCTCCTCGTGCGCCTGCTCAAGTTCGTCGCGTGGGCTGGCCTCACGGGCGCCACGGCGGCGGCGGTGGCGGGACTCGGCCTGTACTACCACTTCTCCTCGGGGCTGCCGGACATCCCCCAGGTGGACCAGTATTGGCCGCCCATCGTCACCGAGGTCTACACGGACGACGCGGTGCTCGCCGGCGAGTTCTACCACCACCGGCGCAAGGTGGTGCCCTACGAGCACATCCCCAAGCGGCTCGTGCAGGCCTTCATCGCCAGCGAGGACTCGAGCTTCTTCGACCACATGGGCGTGGACGTGCTCGGCACGGCGCGCGCCGCCTCGAAGACGATCGCCAAGAAGCTGGGCCTGGGCGGCAGCATGCAGGGTGGCTCCACCCTGACGCAGCAGACGGCCAAGGCGGTGCTCATCTCCGCCGAGGGCTACGCGTCCGCCACGGCCAAGAACCTCACGCGCAAGATCCGCGAGGCCATCCTCGCCCGGCGCCTGGAGGAGGCGCTCACCAAGGAGGAGATCCTCTACCTCTACCTGAACAACGTCTTCCTCGGGCACCACAGCTACGGCGTGCAGAGCGCGGCGGAGAACTACTACCGCAAGGACGTGCGCGACCTGACGCTCGGGGAGATGACGCTCATCGCGGGTCTGCCCCAGGCGCCCAGCCGCTACTCGCCCTTCCTGCGCCCGGAGGCGGCGAGGAAGCGCCGCTCCTACGTGCTGCGGCGCATGCACACCGAGGGCATGATCACCGAGGCCGAGCGCGCCGAGGCCGACGCCGAGCCGGTGAAGGTCTACCCCGTGGAGGACGTCTTCCACGAGTTCGCGCCGTACTTCACCGAGCAGGTGCGCCGCAACATGGTGGACCGCTACACCAACAAGGCGCTGCTCAACGACGGCCTGAAGATCTTCGCCACCATGGACAGCGAGCGTCAGCGCGCCGCCCAGGAGTCGGTGCTCGAGGGGCTCCTGGCCATCGACAAGCGCCAGGGCTTCCGCGGGCCGGTGCAGCAGCTGGCCACGGACGCCGAGCGCAAGACCTTCCTGGACAAGGCCACCAAGGCCATGGGCGGCGAGAAGCTCCAGGAGAACAAGCTCTACCTGGGCCTCGTCACGGCCGTGGCGGCGGACGGCTCGGGCGCGGACGTGCGCGTGGGGCCGCACAAGGGCCTCTTGCCGCTGCTCGGCATGCGCTGGGCGCGCAAGGTCAACCCCGAGGGCTACTACCCGGGCCTGATGCTCACCTCGGTGAAGAAGGTGCTCACCGTGGGCGACGTGCTCGTCGTGCGCCACGTGGTGAAGAAGGACCTCACGGACGACAACGTCCAGTTCGACCGCAAGATGGACAAGGAAGTGCCCGAGGGCGTGCCGCTCTTCCGCCTGGAGCAGGACCCGGAGCTGCAGAGCGCGCTCGTGTCCATCGATCCGCACCGCCAGTACCTCACGGCCATGGTGGGCGGCTACGACTTCGACGCCAACGAGTTCAACCGCGCCTTCCAGGCGTGCCGCCAGCCGGGCAGCTCCTTCAAGCCGCTCGTGTACTCCGCGGCGCTCGAGAAGCTCAAGTGGACGGGCGCCACCATCATCGTGGACTCGCCCATCGTGGAGCATGATCCCGAGAGCGGCGTGAGCTGGAAGCCGGACAACTACAGCGACGCGTTCCTCGGGGACGTGCTCCTGCGCACCGCGCTCGTCAACTCGATGAACATCCCCGCGGTGAAGACGTTCGGCGCGGTGGGCGTGCACGAGATGGCGGACTGGTCCACGCGCCTGGGCCTCACCACGCCCATGAACATGGACTTCTCCGCGGCGCTCGGCTCCTCGTGCGTGTACCCGTACGACCTGGCGGGCGTGTACGCGACCTTCAACCGCTACGGCCGCAAGAAGCCCACGTACTTCGTGCGCAAGGTGGAGGACCGCTTCGGCCGCACGCTGGAGGACCACACCGCGTACGACGACGCGTGGGCGCCCCTTCAGGACCGCGTGGCGGCCGGCTACGCGCGGCTGTTCGAGTCGGGCGAGCAGGTGATGAGCCCCGAGACGGGCTTCATCCTCACCTCGCTCTTGCGCGGCGTGGTGCAGGAGGGCACGGGTGGCCCGGCGCAGAAGCTGGGCAAGCCCGCCGCGGGCAAGACGGGCACCACGAACGACTCGTTCGACACGTGGTTCGCCGGCTTCACGCGCGACCTGGTGACGGTGACGTGGGTGGGCTACGACAAGAACGAGCACCCGCTGGGCCGCTACGAGACGGGTGGCCGCGCCTCGCTGCCCATCTGGCTCAACTACATGAAGCCGGCGCTCGCCGCGCGTCCCCAGTCCGAGTTCTGGCCCCCCGAGTGGATGCGCGACAACCTGCGGCTGCTGCGCATCGACAAGAAGACGGGGAAGATCGCGTCCTCGGGCAGCAAGGACGCGGTGAACATCTGGTTCAAGAAGGGCACCCAGCCCGAGGACGTCGCCCCGGAGAAGGGCTCCGTGGGCGCCACGGAGTTCCTGATGGGCGCGCCCTAA
- a CDS encoding SDR family NAD(P)-dependent oxidoreductase — MADRNYRTALVTGASSGLGRGLALWYARKGVRVYAAARRREQLEALAQEALASGSRIEPVELDVSDGDATVARVRELDDACGGLELIVANAGFGRETSAKRLDWETVRQTIDVNVTGAAATLTAVLPRMVERKKGHVVGIASLAAFRGLPRNAAYSASKAYLSTFMESLRVDLKGTGVDVTCIYPGFVKSEMTAQNKFPMPFLLETEDAVELMAGAIARGEAEYAFPWQMAGVGSVLRLLPNALFDRLVRKAR, encoded by the coding sequence ATGGCGGACAGGAACTACCGGACGGCATTGGTGACGGGGGCCTCGAGCGGCCTCGGCCGGGGGCTCGCGCTCTGGTACGCCCGCAAGGGCGTCCGGGTGTACGCGGCGGCCCGGCGCCGGGAGCAGTTGGAGGCGCTCGCCCAGGAGGCGCTCGCCTCGGGCTCCCGGATCGAGCCGGTGGAGCTGGACGTGTCCGACGGGGACGCCACGGTGGCGCGGGTGCGCGAGCTGGACGACGCCTGCGGGGGCCTGGAGCTCATCGTCGCCAACGCGGGCTTCGGCCGGGAGACGTCCGCCAAGCGCCTGGACTGGGAGACGGTGCGCCAGACGATCGACGTCAACGTGACGGGCGCCGCGGCCACGCTCACCGCGGTGCTGCCGCGCATGGTGGAGCGCAAGAAGGGCCACGTGGTGGGTATTGCGAGCCTCGCCGCCTTCCGGGGCCTGCCGCGCAACGCCGCCTACTCCGCCTCCAAGGCCTACCTCTCCACCTTCATGGAGAGCCTGCGCGTGGACTTGAAGGGCACCGGGGTGGACGTCACCTGCATCTACCCGGGCTTCGTGAAGAGCGAGATGACGGCGCAGAACAAGTTTCCCATGCCCTTCCTGCTGGAGACGGAGGACGCGGTGGAGCTCATGGCGGGGGCCATCGCGCGCGGTGAGGCCGAGTACGCCTTCCCCTGGCAGATGGCGGGCGTGGGCAGCGTGCTGCGACTGCTGCCCAACGCCCTGTTCGACCGGCTCGTGCGCAAGGCGCGTTAG
- a CDS encoding histone deacetylase produces the protein MIQTLLLTDPLFLQHHPGPRHPESPARLSRILDLLERRPIPGTERRLPRAATAEELAAVHTPRLLAYLRGLQGQRVKIDEDTATSPESYDAALLGAGASIQAVEEVMAGRARNAFALVRPPGHHAEPDRAMGFCLVNNAALAAEAARRLGARRVLIFDWDVHHGNGTQEAFWTRPDVLYMSVHQFPYYPHTGAPGEIGAGEGTGYTVNCGLPGGGTDADYGALCEGLFLPVARAYQPDLVLISAGFDAHREDPIGGMVLTERGFAAMCTAFKDLARDVCDGRLVMLLEGGYSLEGLSRSVHACIEVLAEHTREPFPPTEPSRDVAVALRQSRAALAAHWPVLGA, from the coding sequence ATGATCCAGACGCTGCTGCTGACCGACCCCCTCTTCCTCCAGCACCACCCAGGCCCGCGGCACCCCGAGTCCCCCGCGCGACTCTCGCGCATCCTGGACCTGCTGGAGCGTCGGCCCATCCCGGGGACGGAGCGACGCCTCCCCCGCGCGGCCACCGCCGAGGAACTGGCCGCCGTGCACACCCCGCGGCTGCTCGCCTACCTGAGAGGTCTCCAGGGACAGCGCGTGAAGATCGACGAGGACACGGCCACGAGCCCGGAGAGCTATGACGCGGCCCTCTTGGGGGCCGGCGCGAGCATCCAGGCCGTCGAGGAGGTGATGGCGGGCCGGGCGCGCAACGCCTTCGCCCTGGTGCGCCCGCCGGGGCATCACGCCGAGCCGGACCGGGCCATGGGCTTCTGCCTGGTGAACAACGCGGCCCTCGCGGCGGAAGCCGCGCGCCGCCTGGGCGCCCGGCGCGTGCTCATCTTCGACTGGGACGTGCACCACGGCAACGGCACCCAGGAGGCCTTCTGGACGCGGCCGGACGTGCTCTACATGTCGGTGCACCAGTTCCCCTACTACCCGCATACGGGCGCGCCGGGGGAGATCGGCGCGGGCGAGGGCACGGGCTACACCGTCAACTGCGGCCTGCCCGGGGGCGGCACCGATGCCGACTATGGCGCGCTGTGCGAGGGGCTCTTCCTGCCCGTGGCGCGCGCGTACCAGCCGGACCTCGTCCTCATCTCGGCGGGCTTCGACGCCCACCGCGAGGATCCCATCGGCGGCATGGTGCTCACCGAGCGCGGCTTCGCCGCCATGTGCACGGCCTTCAAGGACCTGGCGCGGGACGTGTGCGACGGCCGCCTGGTGATGCTGCTCGAGGGCGGCTATTCGCTGGAGGGCCTGTCGCGCTCGGTGCACGCCTGCATCGAGGTGCTGGCGGAGCACACGCGCGAGCCCTTCCCCCCCACCGAGCCCTCGCGGGACGTGGCGGTGGCGCTGCGCCAGAGCCGCGCGGCGCTCGCGGCGCACTGGCCCGTGCTGGGCGCCTGA
- a CDS encoding glutathione S-transferase family protein, whose amino-acid sequence MIDLYTWNTPNGYKVSVTLEELGLPYTVHPIDISSGVQKQPDFLKINPNGRIPAIVDREAGDFPIFESGAIMLYLAEKTGKLMPTDAKGRSRVVQWLMFQMSGVGPMQGQANVFFRYFPEKLQPAIDRYQNETRRLYTVLDMQLSRSEYLAGDYSIADIANWAWVRIHDWAGVSVDGLPHVQRWLAAIEQRPAAQKGITVPKASSMDPKSAAQAVQSVQSMLQR is encoded by the coding sequence ATGATCGACCTGTACACGTGGAACACGCCCAATGGCTACAAGGTGTCCGTGACGCTGGAGGAGCTGGGCCTGCCCTATACGGTGCACCCCATCGACATCAGCTCGGGCGTGCAGAAGCAGCCGGACTTCTTGAAGATCAACCCCAACGGGCGCATCCCCGCCATCGTGGACCGCGAGGCGGGTGACTTCCCCATCTTCGAGTCGGGCGCCATCATGCTCTACCTCGCGGAGAAGACGGGCAAGCTCATGCCCACGGACGCCAAGGGCCGCTCGCGGGTGGTGCAGTGGCTGATGTTCCAGATGTCCGGCGTGGGCCCCATGCAGGGCCAGGCCAACGTCTTCTTCCGCTACTTCCCGGAGAAGCTCCAGCCTGCCATCGACCGCTACCAGAACGAGACGCGGCGGCTGTACACGGTGCTCGACATGCAGCTGTCCCGGAGCGAGTACCTCGCCGGGGACTACAGCATCGCGGACATCGCGAACTGGGCCTGGGTGCGCATCCACGACTGGGCCGGCGTGTCCGTGGACGGCCTGCCCCACGTCCAGCGCTGGCTCGCCGCCATCGAGCAGCGGCCCGCGGCGCAGAAGGGCATCACCGTGCCCAAGGCCTCCTCCATGGACCCCAAGTCGGCCGCCCAGGCCGTGCAGTCCGTCCAGTCCATGCTCCAGCGCTAG